The window GGAAGGTCCCCTGGGTCGCGGTCCGGCGGACAGTCAGGTTGTCGGTCATATGCAGCACCTCCTCTCGGTGATGGAACCACCGTAGCAGGTGAATCCCACCCCTGCCACAGTTGGAGCGGGCGCTAGGCCATCAGGCGTAGGGGGAGAACTGCCCGGCCCCGCCGTAGCCCCCCGCACGATTTCCCTAAACCGGCCTTGCGGTCGTCAACATCGGCCCCGCCCGCCCGCTGACGAGACTGGGGCTCCAGTTGCCCCCGGCAGACGGGTGCGGCCCCCGGTCCTCGGTTCGGTGGCCCCTCCTGCCTGCTCGAAAGGACCATTGCCTTCATGCCACAACGCATCCGGGTCCGCGTGCCCGACCCTGCCCCCGAGCCTCTCCCCGCCGAAGTCGCCGTCCTTCCCGAGCCGGAGCCCCCCGCCCCACCCCCCCGCGACGCCCGCCCGGTGGCGGAGCTGGAAGTCGCCGCGCCGCCCCCCGAACCCCGGCGCCGGGGCCGCCCGTCCAAAGACATGCAGCGGGCCGAGCGGCTCGCCCGCGAGGTCTTCGGCTACGACCACCTGCACCCCGCCCAGCAGGAGGCGATCCAGAGCGTCCTCCGGGGCCACGACACCCTGGCGATCATGCCCACGGGCAGCGGCAAGTCGGCCATCTACCAGATCGCCGCGCTCTCGCTGCCCGGTCCCACGGTGGTCGTTTCCCCCCTGATTGCCCTGCAACGCGATCAGGTCGAAGCGCTGGAGGAGGCTGCCCCCGGTCAGGCCGCCCTGATCAACTCGGCGGTGCGTCCCGCCGACCGGGAAGCCGCGTGGGAGGCGCTGGAGGAGGGCGACCTCGAATTCATCTTCCTGGCACCCGAGCAGCTTGCCAGCGAGGAGACGCTGGAGCGGTTGCGCTCGGCTGAGCCGTCCCTCTTCGTGGTGGACGAGGCGCACTGCGTCTCGGAGTGGGGCCACGCCTTCCGGCCCGAGTACCTGCGGCTGGGGTCGGTGGTCGAGGCGCTGGGGCATCCCACGGTGCTCGCGCTGACCGCGACCGCCTCGCCCCCGGTGCGCTCGGAGATCGTGGAGCGCTTGGCGATGCGGGAGGCGCGGGTGCTGGTGCGCGGCTTTGACCGCCCCAACATCCGGCTCGCGGTGCGGCCCTTTGCCGACGCGGGCACCAAACGCGCGGCGCTCGTGGACGAGGTGGTGGGCACCCAGGGACCCGGCATCGTGTACGCCGCCACCCGCAAGGCGGCCGAGGCCCTCGCCGCCGACCTCGGGGCGCGGGGGGTCCGGGCCGCGGCCTACCACGCGGGCATGGGCACCGCTGCCCGCGAGAGCGTGCAGGGGGACTTCATGACCGACGAGCTGGAGGTGATCGTGGCGACCACCGCCTTCGGCATGGGCATCGACAAGCCGAACGTGCGCTTCGTGCACCACCTCGACATCTCCGGGTCGGTCGACGCCTACTACCAGGAGATCGGGCGGGCCGGGCGCGACGGCGGGGCGGCGCAGGCGACCCTGTTCTACACGCCGGGCGACCTGAACCTGCGCCGCTTTTTTGCCGGGAGTGCCCTGATCGACGCCGATCAGGTGGAACAGGTGCTGCGGGCCGCCCAGGACGCGGACGGCCCGGTCGACCCCGGCGAGCTGCGCGAGGAAACGGGCCTCTCGCCCAGCCGCCTGCTCAGTGCGGTGAGCCGCCTGGAGGAGGTCGGGGCGCTGGAGGTGCTGCCCGGCGGGGAGGTCACGGCCGTGCAGGGCAGCGTGTCCCCCGAGGCAGCGGCCCAGGCCGCGCTCGCGCAGGAACACCGCCGCGCCTACGAGCGTTCGCGGCTGGAGATGATGCGGGCCTACGCCGAGACGGAAGGCTGCCGCCGGGAGTTCCTGCTGAACTACTTCGGGGAAGGGTACCCGGCTCCTTGCGGAAGCTGCGACCGCTGCGAGGCGGGCCTGGCGGCTTCTGCCCCCGACCCCGAAACCCTGCCCTTCGCCCTGGGCACCCGCGTCGCGCACCCCACCTTCGGGGAGGGCCTTGTCATGCGCTACGAGGGCGAGAAGGTGACTGTGCTGTTCGACCAGCAGGGCTACCAGACGCTCTCGCTGGGCTTTGTGCTCGCTCACGACCTCTTGCAGGCGGTTCCGGCCTAGCGGTCAGTCCTCCCACTCGGCCACCGGGATGAAGTCCACTCCCTCCGCTTCGGTCCCCGTGACCCGGTAGCGGCTGTCGAAACGCACGACGAATTCCCCCCGGTCGAAGTGCTGCGGGCTGATGACCGGTTTGCGGAAGAGGTAGCCGCCCCCGTCGTCCGCGCCGATGTGGGCGGCCTTGGTAAAGCGGAACTCGACCACCTCGCCGTGCCCGCGCGTGCGCACCCGCACCCGGAAGGTGCCGGGGTCGTCCTGCCGCACCAGGGGATGCCCTGCCCCGGCGGAACCGCGCTTCAGCCAACCGAACATCACAGCCCCTGCATCAGCCGGGTGAGCAGCCGGACGTGGTCAGGCCAGCGGTCGAGCCGGACGTGTTCGTGGGCGGCGTGCGCCCCGTCGCCGGGGGCGCCCAGCCCGTCGAGGGTGGGGCACAGCGGCGCGGTGAAGTTGCCGTCGCTGCCGCCCCCCACGACCTCGCCCGTGACCTCGAAGCCGAGTTCGCGGGCCACCGCCTGCGCCTGCTCGAAGAGGCGCTCGGTGCCGGGACCGCGCTCGAAGGGCGGACGGTTGAGGCCCCCCGTCACCGTCAGGGCCACGCGGGGGTCCTGCGGTTCCAGTGCCTCGATGCCCGCCGTCACCCGTTCGGCTTCGGCCAGCGTCGCCACCCGCACGTCGATGTCCAGCGTGCAGGCCGCCGGAATCACGTTCACGGCCCCGCCTCCCGCGATCCGGCCCACGCTCACGGTGGTGCCCACCTCTGGGCGGGCCAGCGCCTGCACCGCGAGGACCGCGCGGGCGGCTTCGGTGATCGCGCTTGCCCCCTCCTCCGGCTTGTTGCCCGCGTGCGAGGCGACCCCCTGAAAGTGCAGGTGAAAGTCGCCCACGCCCTTGCGCCCCACCTTCAGCGCGTGGGTGTCGGCCACGGGGGGCTCGATCACCAGCACGGCGCGGCTTTCCCTGGCCGCCGCCTCGATAGGCTCCCGGCTGCCTGGGCTGCCGATCTCCTCGTCGGGGGTCAGCAGCAGGACCACGCCACCGCGCGGCCAGCCATCCCTCAGCGCCCGCAGCGCGTGGAAGGCGCCCACCAGGCCCGCCTTCATGTCGTAGGTGCCGGGGCCATAGGCGCGGTCGCCCTCCACCCGCCAGGGCATCGTCGCCAGGGTGCCGTGCGGCCAGACTGTATCGGCGTGCGCGAGGATCAGCAGGGGCCGCGCCGCCCCCGTCACCCCGAAGGCAAAGCGCCGGGTGCCGCCGGAGAGGTGCTCGACCGTGGCCCCCAGGTCCAGCGCCCAGGCTTCGGCCACATCCATCACGCGGGCGATGGCAGCGGGATCCGTGGAGGGCGACTCGATCTCGGTGAGCACCCGCAGATCGTCCAGCAGGGCAGTCAGGTCCGGGGCAGGGGGCAGGGACACCATGCGGTCATGGTATAGCGGGAACCAAACGCGGCGCCCCCGCCTGGGGTCAGGGGGGGCGCGGGGTGAGCGGGCGCGGTCAGGTCAGCAGCGCGACCTGCTGGGGATCGGCCTGCACGGTGACGCGGCCCTTGAGGTACAGGTCGTTGAGCGCCTGCGGGCCGAAGATGCGGGCCAGCCGGGTGCTCGTGAGTTCGATGGTGGTGGTGACCGTCTGGGCCGACCGACCGGGGCGCAGACGCACCCGCACGACATTGAGGGTGCCCGGGACCCAGGTACACGACAGTTCCTGCATGGGGGCCTCCTGAGGGATAAAGACGGTAAAGCGTCCGCCGAAAAGCGGGACAGCGATCTTCCGGGAGATCCGGTATCCCCAGCGTAATCGGGCCACCTGAGGGCTCCCGCCAGGGGCGACCGAGGCGGCCTTGAGCCTGGCCTCATGAGACCGCTCCCCCCGACTGGCCGGACGCCGCGCCCCTGTGCTTGACTGCGGCATGTCACAACCCGGTCCCGTGCCGCCCGGCCCCGAGAGCCTGCTCGCCCTCCAGTTCCCCTCCGATCCCCAGGTCAGCCCGGACGGGACACGGGTCACCTACGTCCTCACGCGGGTGGAGGAAGAAGACCCCCGGAAGACCGACCCCGACTTCCCCAAGCCGCGCTACCGCTCGGCGGTGTGGCTCGCGGGCGGCGGCGAGGAAGCCCGGCCCCTCACGCGGGGCGAGGGCCGCGACACCTCGCCGCGTTGGTCGCCGGACGGGACGGCACTCGCCTTCGTGCGCGAGGGGGGCGGCGAGAAGGGCCAGCTTTTCGTGCTGCCGCTGGAGGGCGGGGAGGCGCGGCGGGTCACCCGCTTCCGCAACCCCGTGCAGGACGTGCAGTGGAGTCCGGACGGCCGCTTCCTTTCCTTCCTGACCACCGCCGACGACGAGGATGGGCGCGATGAGCGCGGCGAGGCCCGCGTGATCACCCGTCCGCGCTACCGCTTCAACGGCCGCGACTGGCTGCCCGAGCGCCCCGCCCGGCTGTGGCGCTACGACGTGGCGGCCGAGCGGCTGGAGGAGTGGCACGCGCCCGAGGTCGAGGTCACCGGCTACGCCTGGCTCCCCGACAGCTCCGGCGCCTTGCTGATCTCCTCGGAGAGCGAGATGGACGCGGCCCAGTGGCGCCAGGAGGTCTACCGCCTCGCCCACAGCGGCGAGCGCGAGCAAGTGACCCACTGGAATTCCGCGGTTCAGGCGGTCGTGCCGCACCCCGACGGCGAACGCTTCGTGATCGTGGGCCGCCCCGAGGGCAAGGGCAGCCCGGAGGACGCCCACCTCTTTCTCGTGGGGCCGGGTGGCGAGTGGCGGCGGCTGGATGAGGGCTGGGACTTCCCAGTCGGCAACATCGTGGGCGGGGACATGCACGTGGGGGCCTTTCCCGCGCTGCCGACCTGGCTGGACGCAGACACCCTGCTCGTCAGCAGCACGGTGGGCGGCTCCTGCGGCCTGTTCCGGGTGGGGCTGGATGGCAGCGTCACCGCGCAGGACCACGACCCGGAGGCGGTCATCCCCGCCTTCACCGCACGCGGGGGCGGCGTGGCCCTGATCCGCGAGCGGGCCGACCGCTTCCCGGAGGTCGAGCTGAACGGGCAGCCCGTCACCGACCTGAACGCGGCGCTTCCCTTTAAGCCCCGCACCCCCGAGCGGGTAACCTTCACCACCGAGGACGGGCAGGAGGGCGAGGGCTGGGTGCTGCTCCCGGACGGTGGGGAACGGGTGCCCGCCATCCTGACCATTCACGGGGGACCGCATACGGCCTACGGGCACGCCTTCACGCACGAGTTCCAACTGATGGCGGCGCGGGGCTACGCCGTGTGCTACAGCAATCCGCGCGGGAGCGTGGGCTACGGGCAGGCGTGGGCGTCGGCGATTCACGGGCGCTGGGGCACCGTGGACATGGCCGACCTGCTGGCCTTCTTCGACCGCTGCCTGGAGGCGCACCCCCGGCTGGACGGCGAGCGCAGTGCCGTGATGGGCGGCAGCTACGGCGGCTACATGACGAACTGGATCACCGGGCACACCGACCGGTTCGCGGCCGCCGTCACCGACCGCTCGATCTGCAACCTGCTGTCCTTTGGCGGGACCTCCGACATCGGCCTGCGCTTCTGGGACGACGAACTCGGGCTGAACTTCCACCGTTCGGCAGATGCGCTGCGGCTGTGGGACATGAGCCCGCTGAAGTACGTCGAGGCGGTCAGGACGCCCACCCTGATCGTCCACTCGGTCCTCGACCACCGCTGCCCGGTCGAACAGGCCGAGCAGTGGTACGCCGCCCTGCACCTGCACGGGGTCCCCACCCGCTTCGTGCGCTTTCCCGGCGAGGACCACGAACTCTCGCGCTCGGGCCGCCCGGACCGCCGCCTGACACGGCTGGAGGAGTATCTGGGCTGGCTCGACCGCTGGCTGGCGTAAGCCTGCTCATCCCAAAGGAGGAGGGCCGGGAGAGATTCCCGGCCCTTCCTGCGTTCAGGCGTTCGCCCTCAGCGTGGCTTACTCGTCGTCGCGGCGCTTGTTGCCCCAGCCCCGGTCGGCGCGGGGACGCGGGCGGAAGGTCTGGTCGCCCTCGTCGCGGGGGCGGAAGCCGCCGCCCTGCCCGCCACGGTCGCCGCCACCCTGGAAACCGCCACGGTCCTCGCGGGGACGGAAGCCCCCACGGTCACCGCCGCCCTGGTAGCCGCCACGGTCTTCACGGGGGCGGAAGCCGCCCTGCCCGCCACGGTCGCCGCCACCCTGGAAACCGCCACGGTCCTCGCGGGGACGGAAGCCCCCACGGTCACCGCCGCCCTGGTAGCCGCCACGGTCTTCACGGGGGCGGAAGCCGCCCTGCCCGCCACGGTCGCCGCCCCCCTGGTAGCCGCCACGGTCCTCGCGGGGACGGAAGCCCCCACGGTCGCCGCCGCCCTGGTAGCCGCCACGGTCTTCACGGGGGCGGAAGCCGCCACCTTGACCACCACGGTCGCCGCCACCCTGGAAGCCGCCACGGTCCTCGCGGGGACGGAAGCCCCCACGGTCGCCGCCGCTCTGGGCACCCTGGCTCTCGCGCAGTTCCCGCATCTCGCGGCGCAGGCCACGAATTTCCTTGCTCTGCGCTTCGAGCATTTCCTTCATCTCGGCCAGCATCTCGATCAGGTCGTCGGCGTCGATGTACTCGTCGGCGTCCTCGTCCCCGTCGGTCTCGGCATCATCGGCTCCGCCCAGGCTGGCGGCCATCACGCCTTCCTGCTCGTCTTCCTGGGCATCGAGCACGGGGTCCTCGTCGGGCTCGCCCGCGAGTTCGGGGAGGATGTCCTGCACTTCCTGGGGGGTTTGCTCATCGGTAATCTGCTCGGACATGGGCTGCTGGGCCGTGCCCTCGGTCGTCGCCGCGTCGTCCGTGAGGTGCGGTCTGGTGTCGTCGGTCATGGGGATCCTTTCCCTGGGGTCACGCGGGGGCCGGATGTCGGCCGCCTCCGCCGTCCCGCAGGCGTACCCCCGAGTCTAGCATCCGGGCGGGGGAGGCCCCCCCGTGCCCCTGGCCTCAGCGCCGGAAGAGCGCCCGCAGCACCGGAAAGGCGATCAGGTGCGCGACCACCCCGGCCACGATGCCGACGAGCAGGGCCAGCAGCGGGTTCAGGCCCGACCCCAGCCACAGGCCGATCCACAAGAAAGTTCCCAGGCTGCTCGCCCCCATGATCGAGAAGCGCCGCGCCGTGTCCTCGGGCCGCCAGGCGTTGAAGTCCATACCCCGAGGGTGCCACACCCGGCCCGGCGGCGGTGTCCCGCCCGGCACCGCGTGCGGGGTCACGGTGGGGCCGAGGTCACCGTGAAATCAGGGGGGGTGCCTATACTCGCCCCCATGAAGCGTGCCCTCCTCCTGTTCTCCCTGCTCGCGTCCTCGGCGGCGCACGCGCAGGGCAGTCCCCGCACCGTCACCATCGGCCTGGGGTACATCCCCAACGTGCAGTTCACGCCCTTTTACGTGGCCGACAAGCTGGGCTACTACCGCGCCGAGGGCGTGAACGTGAAGTTCCAGCACGGCGCGGTCTCCGAGCTGATGCCGCTCCTCCTTCAGGGCAAGCTCGACTTCGTGGTGGGCGACCCGGAGGACGCGGTGTTCGCCCGCAATCAGGGCGCCCCGGTGCGCTACGTCATGGCGATGTACCAGAAGTCGCCCGTGACGGTGTTCAGCACCAAACCCCTGAACCGCGCCGCCGACCTGAAGGGCAAGACGCTGGGCATTCCCGGCACCTTCGGCAGCAGCTACGCGGCCACCCGCGCCCTGCTCGACGCGGCCGGGCTGCGAGAGGGCCGCGACGTGCGGCTGGCGAGCATCGGCTTCACGCAGCTCGAAGCGGTGCGGGCCGGGCGGGTGGACGCCGCCGTGGGGTACCTCAACAACGAGGTGGTGGGGCTGCGGGGGGCGGGCGAGCGGGTCTACACCCTGGACCTCAGCGCGGCCTACCCGATGGTGGGCGTCGGCCTGATCACCCTCGACAAGACGCTGGGCGGGGACCTCGCCCGCAAGGTCGTGCGGGCCTCGCAGCGTGGGCTGAAGTTCACGGCAGGCGACCCGGCGCGGGCCTTCCGGCTGGCGCAGCCCGTCTTCGGGTCGGGGGGCGGCACCCTGGAGGTGCTGCGGGCCAGCGTCCCACTGATGCAGAGCGCCTACACGCGGGCCAACGGCTTGGGCGCGAGCGACCCGGCCGCGTGGACCAAGGCTGTCGCGGCCCTGGTCAAGCAGGGCAGCCTGCCCGCCGGGACCAAGGCAAATACCTTCTACACCAACAGCCTGATCAGCAAGACGCTGCGGTAAGCCGCAGGGAACCTGGGACGGACTGTAGGCGTTCGTACGCTTGCAAATTGCGTGCTGGACGCGGTTTCTGGGGGTCAGCCTGAGCGTGAACGGCGGCTCAAATGCCTCCCATGTCTGAGGGGGGGCAGGGCTGTCAGGCTGCGGCCAGTTCTGACCAGGAGGTCACCCCATGAAACGTTTCCTGATCCTGTCCGCCCTGACCCTTTCGCTGGCCCTGCCTACCGCTGCCGTCGCGGGCGGCGCTGCCGGTCCCCTCGGCCCCGTCAGCACCGCGCAGGTGTCCAACGACACCGACGTGCTGTTCATGGAAGTCGCCACCATGAGCAACCTCACCGAGATTCAGACCTCGCGCCTCGCGTTGCAAAAGAGCAGCAACGCCGAGGTCCGGGCCTTCGCGCAGATGATGATCACCATGCACACTCAGGCCCAGGCCGAGCTGAACGCCCTGGCCGCGCAAAAGGGCGTGCGGCTGGCCGACAAGCCGGGCGCCGACCAGCGCCTGCTGTACAACCGCCTGACCACCCTGTCGGGCGCGGCCTTTGACGCCGCCTACAAGAACGTGCAGGTGAACGGCCACAAGATGACCCTCGACCTGATCGTCACCTACCGCAGCTTCGGCACCGACCCGCAGGTGCTGGCCTACGCCGCCAAGACTCAGCCCGTCGTGGCGGCCCACCTCGCCGAGGCGCAGGAACTGCCCTGACCCCCGGGTGAGGTGACCAAGCCCCGGCTCCGGCCCGGGCTTTTTTCATGCGCCTGGAAGGCTGAGCCTCAGCCCCGCACTTCGTAGAACGTCTCTTCCGTGATGCGCTCGGGGAACTTGCGAAGGAAATCCACCGTGCTCAGCGCTTGCGAGCGGTGGCACCCGATGGCCCGCAGCTTGCGGGTGACGTGCCGGGTCACGTCGCGCCGGAGATTGGGAGCGAGCCACGCCGGGCGCAACGCCTCGTTCTCCGGGGGCGTGGGGCTGGCGTAGTACCACAGCCGGGGCCGCTCGCCGGGGGGCAGCTCCTCCCAGGCAGCCCTCACCGTCCGGTGGGTGGTCACGTGGTCGGGGTGGCCGTTGCTGCCGTTGGGGGGAAAGGTCAGGACCGTCTCGGGGCGGTGGCGGGCCATCGCCTCCCGCGCGACCTCCACCAGGGCCTCAAGCGGCTGGTCTTGCAGGTACTTGTCGGGAAAGGTGTGCTGTTCGTGGACGCTGCCGGGGTGGGTGGTCAGGCCGATCTCGTCCAAGCAGGCCCGCAACTCCACCCCGCGCATCCGGGCGAGTTCCTCTGGGCCTTCCGCCAGCCCCAGAGTGCGCCCCGCCTCGCCGCGCGTGAGGGTCACCAGGCCGCAGGGGTGCCCGGCCTCCAGCAGGTCCATCAGGGTTCCGGCGGCCCCGTACACCTCGTCGTCGGGGTGGGGCACGATCAGCAGGAGCTTGAGGCGGGACATGCCCGACAGGATAAGCGTGCTGGCCGATGTGCCGCCCGCCGCCGCACGGCACGATGGGGAGGACATGACTCCCCCTCTTCCCCCCACCCTGCGCGACTTGCGCCCGCCCGGGGACTACGCGCCGGTGGCTGCCCTGCGGAATGCCGCGCAGCCCGGCTGGCCCACCAGCGCCGCCGAGCTCGCTCGCCAGGACGCGGTGCGTGACCCGGCCCTGTTCTGCACCCGGATCGTCGCCGAGCACGGGGGGCAGCTCGTGGGGGTGGGCAGCGCCCGGCACGACGACTTCTCGCACGAGGAGTGGCGCTACTGGGGGGACCTGAGCGTTCACCCGGAGGCCCGGCGGCGGGGCGTCGGCCGCGCCCTGTACGGCGAACTGCTGCGCCGGGTGCGGGGCAGGGGCGCCCGCGAGCTGCGGACCATGCTCAGCAGTCGGCCAGGGGACGCGCCCGGCCGCGCCTTTCTGGAAGCGCGGGGCTGGGCCGTCGCCTGGGAACGCTACGAGTCCGAGCTGGACACGGCGCAGGCCGACCTGGGGGCCTTCGGCGCCCTGCTGGACGGGGTGGCGGCCTCGGGCGTGCGGCTGGTGTCGCTGGCCGACCTCGCCGCCGACCCGGAGCGGGACGCCCGGCTGCACGAACTCGACTGGGAGCTGTTTCAGGACGTGCCGTCGGGAACGGCGCTGACGAAAAAGACGCTGGAGCAGTGGGTGGAAGAGGAGCTGAGGGACCCCAACCTGCGTCCCGAGCTGTCGTTCGTGGCCGTGCGGGACGACGTGGCCGACCCGCTGACTGGGCCGTACATCGGCTACTCGACGCTGGGGCAGAGTGCGGCGGGCTTCCACTTCATCGGGATGACGGGGGTGCGGCGCGGCTTCCGGGGTCAGGGCGTCGCCAAGGCGCTGAAGGTGGCCGCCATGCGTGCCCTGCGGGCACAGACCCGCGGCCGTGGGGACAGCGGGGACGCGGGCCTCATCAAGACCTTCAACGATGCGCCGAACGTGGCGATGCTGGCGATGAACGAGGCGCTGGGCTTCCGGCGCACCGCCACCCTTTACCGCTACGAGCTGCACCTGGGAGAAGGGGCGTGAGGGTCCGGGAGGCGACCACCGCCGACTTCCCCGCGCTGGCCGGGGTGCAGGGGGCGGTGTGGCCCGAGCACGCCACGACCGCCGAGACGCTCGCGCACGAGGACGCCGACCTGCGGCGGCACCCGGTCGGCGCCCACCTGTGGCGGATCGTGGCCGAGGACCCGGCGGGCCGGGTGGTGGGGAGCGGCTCGCTGATGCAGTGGCCGGGGATGTTCCACCCCGGCCGCTACCACGCCGAGGTGCTGGTGCGCCCGGAGAACCGGGGCCGGGGCGCGGGCCGGGCACTTGCGGCGGCGCTGGAGGCCCACCTGCGGGGGCGCGGCGCCCGCGAGGTGCTGGCGACCTCCCGCGAGGACTGCCCCGAGGGGCTGGGCTTCCTGACCCGGCGCGGCTTCGGGGAGCAGATGCGCTACTTCGCCAGCGCCCTGACCCTGGCCGACTTCGGCCCGGCGGGGTGGGCCGGGGCCGAGCGGTTGCCCGAAGGCTTGCGCCTGCGCTCGCTGCCCGACCTCGTGGCGGAAATGGGCGAGGACGCGGCGTGGCGGGCCTATTTTGCTGCTTTCGCCGAGGTCCGTGCCGACGTGCCCCGCGCGGGCGAGGCCACCCCGCTGGACTACGGGCACTTCCGCACGCGGGCGCAGGATGGGCGCTTCTGGCCGCACGGCGTCCTCTTCGCCGTGACGGAAAAGGGGGAAGTGGCGGCCTTGACCGAGCTGTACGCGGACGCCACCGACCCCACGCGGCTCCAGACCGGCCTGACCGGAACCCGTCGGGAGTGGCGCCGCCGGGGGGTGGGCCTCGCCCTCAAGCTCGCGGCGCTGCGGCTGGCCCGCGACCGGGGCGCGGCGAGCGTCTGGACCGACAACGCGAGCAGCAACGCGCCCATGCTGGGCCTGAACGAGCGCCTGGGGTTCGTGCGCCAGCCCGCCTGGGTGGAGATGCGCCGGGGCCGGGTGGAGGAGGAATCGCTATGACCCTGGAGATGACCTTTATCGCCCGCCCGGTGGAGGAAGCCGAGTGGGACGCCGCCGCGCGGGTCTGGACGCTGGCCCTGCCGCACGAACCCGTCAGTGGGGCCGACCTGCGCAGGCAGGACGCCGAGCAGCGCGGCTGGGGCTACCCGGCCGTGACCCTCGTCGTGCTGGCCGGGGAGGAGGTGGTGGGCGTGGCGGCGCTGTCGCAGAGTCCAGGGATGTACCACCCGCGCCGCTTCGTGCTGGAGGGAGCCGTTCATCCCGGTTGGCAGGGGCGGGGCGCGGGGCGGGCTCTGTGGACCCGCGTGCGGGCCGAACTGGGCGTCCGCGCCGCCGAGGCCGTCCGCACCCTGGCCCGCGAGGACCATCCCATCGCGCCCGGCTTCCTGGCGCGGCGGGGCTTCACGCCGGGCAAGCGCTACTTCACGAGCAGCCTCGACCTGACGACCTTCGATGAGACGCCCTTCCGCGACCTGCTGGCGCGTCTGCGAGCGCGGGGGGTGCGGGTGCGGAGCCTCTCGGAACTCCGGGCCGCGAACACCCCCGACCTGACGGCCCGCCTCCACGCCCTGATGAGCGACGTGCGGGGGGACGTGCCCCGCGCCGAACCCGCCACGCCCCTCTCCCGGCAGGTGTTCGAGGAGGCGGTGCTGGGCGACCCGGCCCTGCTGCCGGACGCTTACCTGATCGCCGAGAACGCTGGGGGCGAGTGGATCGGCCAGACCACCCTTTTCCGCACCGAGGTCAGCCCCGACCTGCTGACCGGACTGACGGGGGTCACGCGGGCGGCGCGGGGGCAGGGGGTGGCGACCCTACTTAAGCTGCACGCCATCCGCGCGGGCCGCTCGCTCGGCGGCACCCTCATCCGCACCGACAACGCCAGCGACAACGCGCCCATGCTGGCGATCAACGACCGATTGGGCTTCGTGCGCGACCCCGCAAGCGTGAGCTGGGGGCTGGAGCTGTAAGGTTGGCTGTGCCCGAGCGCCCGCCCTTGCTGCTTTCTATTGACTGGGACGCCTTTTCCGGCACCCGCGAACTCGTCTTTGACGCGCCCATCTGGGGCACCCGCGACCGCGAGGCAGACCGCGTGGCGGCGTGGCGGGAGCGTGCCCGCCAGCGCGACCCGCAGGCTCCGGGCTGGTCCGCTCTAGACGCCGACTTCCCCCTCTATCCCGGCTGGGAGGCGCTGGAACGCTACGCGGGCGTCCCCGCCCACGTCACCCTGACACACGCGGACGCCTGGGAGTGGCTGGCGGCCCACCCCGGTGCCCACGTGCTCAACGTGGACAGCCACCACGACCTCGTCAGCTTCAGCGGCGATCCCACGCGGGTGCGGCCCGGAAACTGGGCGGGGCTGGCGCTGGCGTCGGGGCGGGCGGGGGGGTACACCTGCCTGTATCCGAGCTGGCACGCGGGCCTGCCCGTCGCGGAGGGGTACGACCTGGGCCGCACGTGGGGCGAAGTAACACCCCTGCTTGCGCCCGAGGTGCGGGACCGGGTGACCCTGACGCGCGGCCTGCGCTGGCCCGACCCCGCCGAGGTCACGGCCCTGCTGCTGGTGCAGTCGCCCGCGTGGACGAATCCGGCACATGACCCGGCCTTCTCCCGGCTGGCGCGGAGGCTGGGGGCCACGCCGTTGACCCCGCCGCTGGACCGTTCGGCGGCCGGTTGACAGCGGCCTCTTGACGGGGGGTCAAGCTGCTACCCTCTGACAGGCCCGTGACCTGTCCTGTCGCTGCGGCTGGAGGAACGCCATGACCTATTCCGTCGTCGGCCGCCCGGTCGTCATCCTGACCGCGCTGTACGCCCTGAGCATCCTGCTCGCCAACCTCACGCTCGACCAGTTCCTCCCGCTGCCCGTGTTCGGGCTGCTCAGCGTGGGGACCATGTTTTTTGCCGCCGTGTTCACCCTGCGCGACCGGATTCACCGGGCAGGGGGCCTGCGGGCCGTTTACATCGCCATCGCGCT is drawn from Deinococcus terrestris and contains these coding sequences:
- a CDS encoding S9 family peptidase, producing MSQPGPVPPGPESLLALQFPSDPQVSPDGTRVTYVLTRVEEEDPRKTDPDFPKPRYRSAVWLAGGGEEARPLTRGEGRDTSPRWSPDGTALAFVREGGGEKGQLFVLPLEGGEARRVTRFRNPVQDVQWSPDGRFLSFLTTADDEDGRDERGEARVITRPRYRFNGRDWLPERPARLWRYDVAAERLEEWHAPEVEVTGYAWLPDSSGALLISSESEMDAAQWRQEVYRLAHSGEREQVTHWNSAVQAVVPHPDGERFVIVGRPEGKGSPEDAHLFLVGPGGEWRRLDEGWDFPVGNIVGGDMHVGAFPALPTWLDADTLLVSSTVGGSCGLFRVGLDGSVTAQDHDPEAVIPAFTARGGGVALIRERADRFPEVELNGQPVTDLNAALPFKPRTPERVTFTTEDGQEGEGWVLLPDGGERVPAILTIHGGPHTAYGHAFTHEFQLMAARGYAVCYSNPRGSVGYGQAWASAIHGRWGTVDMADLLAFFDRCLEAHPRLDGERSAVMGGSYGGYMTNWITGHTDRFAAAVTDRSICNLLSFGGTSDIGLRFWDDELGLNFHRSADALRLWDMSPLKYVEAVRTPTLIVHSVLDHRCPVEQAEQWYAALHLHGVPTRFVRFPGEDHELSRSGRPDRRLTRLEEYLGWLDRWLA
- a CDS encoding RecQ family ATP-dependent DNA helicase, giving the protein MPQRIRVRVPDPAPEPLPAEVAVLPEPEPPAPPPRDARPVAELEVAAPPPEPRRRGRPSKDMQRAERLAREVFGYDHLHPAQQEAIQSVLRGHDTLAIMPTGSGKSAIYQIAALSLPGPTVVVSPLIALQRDQVEALEEAAPGQAALINSAVRPADREAAWEALEEGDLEFIFLAPEQLASEETLERLRSAEPSLFVVDEAHCVSEWGHAFRPEYLRLGSVVEALGHPTVLALTATASPPVRSEIVERLAMREARVLVRGFDRPNIRLAVRPFADAGTKRAALVDEVVGTQGPGIVYAATRKAAEALAADLGARGVRAAAYHAGMGTAARESVQGDFMTDELEVIVATTAFGMGIDKPNVRFVHHLDISGSVDAYYQEIGRAGRDGGAAQATLFYTPGDLNLRRFFAGSALIDADQVEQVLRAAQDADGPVDPGELREETGLSPSRLLSAVSRLEEVGALEVLPGGEVTAVQGSVSPEAAAQAALAQEHRRAYERSRLEMMRAYAETEGCRREFLLNYFGEGYPAPCGSCDRCEAGLAASAPDPETLPFALGTRVAHPTFGEGLVMRYEGEKVTVLFDQQGYQTLSLGFVLAHDLLQAVPA
- a CDS encoding ABC transporter substrate-binding protein; translation: MKRALLLFSLLASSAAHAQGSPRTVTIGLGYIPNVQFTPFYVADKLGYYRAEGVNVKFQHGAVSELMPLLLQGKLDFVVGDPEDAVFARNQGAPVRYVMAMYQKSPVTVFSTKPLNRAADLKGKTLGIPGTFGSSYAATRALLDAAGLREGRDVRLASIGFTQLEAVRAGRVDAAVGYLNNEVVGLRGAGERVYTLDLSAAYPMVGVGLITLDKTLGGDLARKVVRASQRGLKFTAGDPARAFRLAQPVFGSGGGTLEVLRASVPLMQSAYTRANGLGASDPAAWTKAVAALVKQGSLPAGTKANTFYTNSLISKTLR
- a CDS encoding M20 family metallopeptidase, giving the protein MVSLPPAPDLTALLDDLRVLTEIESPSTDPAAIARVMDVAEAWALDLGATVEHLSGGTRRFAFGVTGAARPLLILAHADTVWPHGTLATMPWRVEGDRAYGPGTYDMKAGLVGAFHALRALRDGWPRGGVVLLLTPDEEIGSPGSREPIEAAARESRAVLVIEPPVADTHALKVGRKGVGDFHLHFQGVASHAGNKPEEGASAITEAARAVLAVQALARPEVGTTVSVGRIAGGGAVNVIPAACTLDIDVRVATLAEAERVTAGIEALEPQDPRVALTVTGGLNRPPFERGPGTERLFEQAQAVARELGFEVTGEVVGGGSDGNFTAPLCPTLDGLGAPGDGAHAAHEHVRLDRWPDHVRLLTRLMQGL